The Phaeobacter gallaeciensis DSM 26640 genomic sequence TGGACCGGATGTGGGGCAGTTGCATGGCCAACTCCAAGGCCTTGGAGTTGGCAGGTGTCAGCAAGGATACGGTGGATCCCAACAATGGCTACATCGTGCGCGATCCGCTGACGGGAAAGCCGGACGGTATCCTGGTTGACGGCGCCTATGCGCTGATCATGGCAGCGATGCCGCCGCCGCCGATGCACGCTTTGACCCGGGCCTACCGTGAAGGCGCTCGGTTTCAGTCCGCCCGCGGCGTGGTGGCCACCAAATACGTTCATGTCTGCGAACGACGGCTGGATGCGCTGCGGGCGATTGATCTGGCCGGTGACCTGCCGGTACGGGTTGAGGCGGCGATCAGCTGGCAGGACGATATTTTTCCGGTGCGCCGCCGCTGGGAACTGCTGGCGGGTGAGCGGCACTATTATCGCTCCAAACGGCTGAACGCAAATGCGGTGAAGTTCCATTTTGACGGCACCTCCGAGCCCCGGACCTCCTACCTGATTGCCCCGTGGCCGAACGAAAAGACCTGGCAGGGATCGCTGAACCTGACGCCTGAGCATATCTACGATATGGTTGCGGAAATGGACCGCAAGCGGATCCGGGTAATCGCCCATTGCACGGGTGATGGCGCCTCCGACATTTTTTTGGATGCAGTGGCCGAATGCCGCCGCCGGAATGGTGTGGGCGGAATGCGCCACCAATGCGCACATTCCACCTTGCTGGATGAAGGCAACCTGGCCCGTTTTGCCGAACTGGACGTGATTGCCGAGTTCTCGCCCGTGGGTTGGTTCCCGTCAGAGTTCACCATCGGCGCGCGCTCGTCTTTCGGGGAGCGTTTGCAGGAGGCCTACAACGTGCGCGGAGTGCTGGATGCAGGCGGAGTTACCGTAATGGGCACCGACTGGCCGGTCAGCAGTATTGACCCTTGGTTCGGATTCGAAACACTTGTCACCCGCGAAAATCCCCGCGCGGAGATGGAGGGGAGGCTGGGCCAGTCAATCACCCCGCAAGAGGCGATCCGGATGCTGACCATTAACGGCGCCTGCGCCATGGGCTGCGAGGATGTGTCAGGCTCGATCACAACGGGCAAGACCGCCGATATCATCGTCCTGGATCGCAACCTTTTGGAGATCGAGGTCAAGGGCAACTGGCACAAGTCGCAGGTGCGGCTGACCATGGTAGATGGCGAGGTTGTGCATGACCCTGAGGGCTGGATGCAGGGCGCCGAGTTCGAAAGCCGCATCACCTCTCCAGTTCCAGACTTCATCCCGGCGGACATCTGATGGACACGCGCGTTCCGGTTACCCTCATCGCTGGCTTTCTTGGGTCTGGAAAAACCACCTTGATCAATACTCTTCTCCAGGGGGATCACGGGTTGAACATCACCGTGCTGGTCAATGATTTCGGTGCGGTCAACATCGACGCCGACCTGATCCTGAAGCGTGAACGTGAAGTCGTGGAGCTTTCCAACGGTTGTGTTTGCTGTTCAATCCAAAGTGATTTGGTGGCGCAGTTACAGACCCTGTTCCGGTCAGAACACCCGCCGACATATCTGTTGATTGAGGCAAGCGGCGTTTCTCAACCCGGCCGCATTGCCTCGGTGTTCAGCTATCCGCAGCTGCGAAACTATGCACGGCTCGATGCGGTCGTAACACTGCTGGACGTCGAAAACACCGACATGCTATCTGACAACTGCCAGCAGCTGGTACAGGCGCAGATCGAGGCTGCGGATATTGCGGTCCTGACCAAGACCGATCTTGTCGCAGCGCAAAGGGTCGCAGACTTCCGCGAGCGGTGGCTGTTCCCGGATCTACCCAGCTATGAGGCCTGTAAGGGAAATGTTCCGGTGCAGTATCTGCTGGACACCGGTCGACATGACCCAGACAGCTCAGCCTTACTCAAATCCAACCCAGCGGCCGGATTTTGCTCGCAAAGCTGGTCATCGCAGAAGCCGTTTCGTTATGCCAGCTTCAAATCGGCACTGGCTGCCTTGCCCGCTTCGGTCTTCAGGGCAAAGGGTGTGCTACATTGCATAGACTTTCCGGATACTCGGATTGTGGTGCAGAAGGTCGGTTCCCGTTTGGAATTCCGCAAGGACGGCCCGTGGTGCGGAACTCCTCAAACCCGGTTGGTTGCCATAGGTGAAGATAGGCTGGAGCAGGACGGTTTCCTGCAAAACCATATGGAACAATCCCTGGCCGACTGCTCTTGAAGTCATGAAGGCCTCCGCCGGACGCACCGCTGACATCAGATTTCACAATGGTTGGAGCCCCTTGCATATACTGTCATTTGGTGAGCGAGACGACAGGCTCATTCATCCCCAGCACGGCATCCTAAATCCTGACGTGTGTTCGCCAGTTGTAGCCGCCGGCAAGGACATCAACGCCGATTGCCATACTTCCATAGATCTGACCTCGGTAGGAGTAAGATGCAGGTGCTCAAATCAAAAAAATGTGAGAGCGAGAGAAAATGGGAAAAAGCATACGGCTGCGCTTTGCCATCAGACGATGTGAAATACACTTGGTGAGAGCGGCAGTCCGGCGCCGTCCTGTTCTGGACGTCCGCATGCCGCTGATCACCATATCACTCGTTACTACAAAACTGTCTGACCGGCCCCCGGATAGTAAGCGCAGCCGCAGGCTCAGGGTTAACGTATCGTTATTTAGAGAGCCATTCCGGTATTCCTTACCTTACGTCACCTTTTGCAACGTGGCAGCGCGTTGGTGTGGTTTCGTCGATTGACGGCGGCGGCATCTGATCGCAGTGTCTTGATATGGGACAGTCTATTGAAATTCAGCGCCTTCCACGGGCTTTTGATGCAGATCTGGGACAGGATGCACTGACACTTGTACCAGCTCTTCAGGGCGATCAAGCCCGTCTGGTGGCCGGCGCGGCAGGGTCCAGCCCCTATCTGAAGGAGCTTGTCAGCCGTGAGGCGGATTGGCTGGCGTCTGCGCTGGCGGATCCGCAGACCGCTCTGGCCGGTATCTTTGCGGATGTGCGAGCTTTGGCGCCCGATCAGCTGAAACCGGGCTTGCGGCGGGCCAAACGCCAGCTGGCACTGTTGAGCGGGCTCTGCGATCTGGCCGGGGCCTGGGATCTGATGCAGGTGACCACGGCGCTGACACAGTTTGCAGAGCTCTGCGCGGATGTCGCCATCAAGGCTGAAATCGCCGCCCTGATCCGCCGGAAGAAATTGCCGGGACTGACCGAGGCGGACGTCGAAACTGCAGGCGGGCTGACCCTCTTGGCGATGGGAAAGATGGGCGCCTATGAGCTGAACTACAGCTCAGATATCGACATGATCTGCCTCTTTGATGAAACGCGATTTGACCCTGATGATTTCTATCAGGCGCGTCAGGGCATGGTTCGGGCCACGCGCAATATGTGCACGGTACTGAGTGAGCGCACCGCTGATGGCTATGTCTTCCGCACCGATCTGCGGCTGCGGCCCGACCCGTCGGTGACGCCGGTCGCCATGGCGATGGAGGCGGCAGAGCGCTACTATGAAAGCCTCGGTCGCACCTGGGAGCGCGCGGCCTATATCAAGGCGCGCCCCTGTGCCGGCGATCTGAAAGCGGGTGCGGATTTCTTGCAGACGCTGCGCCCCTTTGTCTGGCGGCGGCATCTCGATTTTGCGGCCATTCAGGACGCCCATGATATGCGCCTGCGGATCCGCGAGAACAAAGGCACCGGCGGCCCGCTGACAGTGCCCGGCCACGACATGAAGCTGGGGCGGGGCGGCATCCGTGAGATTGAGTTTTTCACCCAGACCCGGCAGTTGATCGCAGGCGGGCGCGATGAAAGTCTGCGTCCCCGTGGTACGCTGGATGGGTTGCGCGCGCTGGCCGCCAAGGACTGGGTGCCACAGGATGTCTGCGATCAACTGAGCGCGCATTACGTCGCCCACCGCGAGGTGGAGCACCGGATCCAGATGGTACACGACGCCCAGATCCATAGGATGCCACAGTCGGAGGATGGTATTGCCCGTATCGCCTGCCTGATGGACCGGGATCCTGAGGCACTGCTGGCAGAGACCCGCGCGCGGCTGGAAGAGGTGCATGAGCTGACCGAGGGCTTTTTTGCCCCAGATGCCCCTGCACAGAGCGCGCCCGAGGCGGTGCCCGAAGCTTTGGACGGCGATATCTTGGCCCGCTGGCCGACCTATCCGGCGCTGCGCTCGGCGCGCGGGGCGCAGATCTTTGAACGGTTGAAACCAGAACTTCTGGCGCGGCTGTCACGCACCGCCCAACCGGCGGAGGCGCTGGTGGCGCTGGACGGGTTTCTGGCCGGGCTGCCTGCGGGCGTGCAGCTGTTTTCGCTGTTCGAGGCCAATCCGCAGCTGATTGATCTACTGATTGATATTGTCGGCACCTCGGGAACACTGGCGAGCTATCTGTCGCGCAATTCCAGCGTGTTTGATGCGGTGATTGGCGGGTCGTTCTTTGATGACTGGCCCACGCGCGCTGAGCTGTCGCAGTCGCTGGGGGCTGTGCTTGCGCAGGAAGAGGACTATGAAACGCAGTTGGATGCCACCCGGCGCTGGTGCAAGGAATGGCATTTCCGCATCGGTGTGCATCACTTGCGCGGGTTGATTGATGCGGCCACGGCCGGGGCGCAATATGCCGAACTGGCGGAGGTTGTGATCGCAGGGCTGGCGCCGGTGGTGGTGCAGCAGTTCGCACAGAAACACGGGCACCCGCCGGGGCGCGGTGCGGCGGTGCTGGCGATGGGCTCGCTCGGGGCAGGGCGGATCAATGCGCTCTCGGATCTGGATGTTATCGTGATCTATGATCCGGGCAGCGATGAGGCCTCAGACGGACCACGGCCACTTGCGACACGGCCTTATTATGCGCGGCTGACACAGGCGTTGATCACGGCGCTGACCGCGCGGATGTCGCAGGGCCAGCTTTATGAGGTGGATATGCGGTTGCGGCCCTCCGGGACGCAGGGACCGGTGGCGACCAGCCTGGAGAGCTTTTGTCAGTATCAACGCAATGACGCCTGGGTCTGGGAGCATCTGGCTCTGACCCGCGCCCGTGTGGTGACGGCGGTGCCCTTGGCAGGGGCCGAGGGGCTGGCCGAGGATATCACGACCTTCCGCAGCAGCTTTCTGGCCGCGCCACGCAGCCGAAAGGAGGTCCTGCCGGAGGTGGCCAAGATGCGCGCAAGGCTCGCCGCCGCCAAAGTGCCGAGCGGGCCATGGGATGCCAAGACCGGGGCGGGTCGGATGATGGATATCGAGTTGATCGCCCAGGCTGGCATACTTCTGAGCGAAGCGACCGGGCAGGATGTGGCCTCTGGTCTGGAGGGCGTTGTCGCCTGCGGCTGGCTGGATGCCGCAGATGCTGCTGAATTGCAGCGCGGCTATGATCTATTCTGGTCGGTACAGACGGCGGCACGGCTGGTGTCGGGAAAGGCCATCGATGCGCAGACATTGGGCGAGGGCGGCGCGCTTTTCTTGTGTCGCAGCACCGGGTACGCGGATCTGGCAGCTTTGGAAGCGGATTTGACGGCGCGCTATCAGACCTGCGGTGAGATCATCGCCGCCGCATTGGAGAGAGAAGGGGCCATCGGTCATGACGAGTGATGCGACAGCAGGGGCGCAGGTTGACAGTCTGGACCCCAAGGGGCTGATCCGGGAGAGTTTTTGCATCGACGGCATTCAGAACGGGGAATGCCGCAGTATTTTTCTGGACTGGGCGCTGAGTCTCCCCGATGGGGTTGATAGTCGGCAGGCCATGTCAGCTCTGCTTGCAGAGGTGGCAGCAGATCACCCGGATCACCCGATGACGGCCGTGTTACGTGAGGGGCTGGAGAGCGCCGCCAAACCCCGCAGGCGCGGCGGCTGGCGGTCGCGCGCGCGGTGAGCGGTCGGGCGCCGCGCAGGTGCCGACCGCAACGCGTGCCGCAAGCCTGTATGACGCAGACGATCTGCGCCTGATCCAACAGGCTCTTTCAACGGGCAGAGGTTGGGAGTAAGAGGGGCGCATGACAGCTT encodes the following:
- a CDS encoding amidohydrolase produces the protein MVSSAGIRSTNTPEGLPAAELVLLNGRIYTVDTAQPWAEAVAIKHGRFIAVGSNADMEPLIADYTHVHDLQGAFAMPGLYDMHTHPDLALGPKYSDYLDVGLETPTPEQVRDAILAYAGEHPGDGWIFGKHFVHYGFRKAGLQPGRDWLDSFIPDRPVAIMDRMWGSCMANSKALELAGVSKDTVDPNNGYIVRDPLTGKPDGILVDGAYALIMAAMPPPPMHALTRAYREGARFQSARGVVATKYVHVCERRLDALRAIDLAGDLPVRVEAAISWQDDIFPVRRRWELLAGERHYYRSKRLNANAVKFHFDGTSEPRTSYLIAPWPNEKTWQGSLNLTPEHIYDMVAEMDRKRIRVIAHCTGDGASDIFLDAVAECRRRNGVGGMRHQCAHSTLLDEGNLARFAELDVIAEFSPVGWFPSEFTIGARSSFGERLQEAYNVRGVLDAGGVTVMGTDWPVSSIDPWFGFETLVTRENPRAEMEGRLGQSITPQEAIRMLTINGACAMGCEDVSGSITTGKTADIIVLDRNLLEIEVKGNWHKSQVRLTMVDGEVVHDPEGWMQGAEFESRITSPVPDFIPADI
- a CDS encoding CobW family GTP-binding protein, with the protein product MDTRVPVTLIAGFLGSGKTTLINTLLQGDHGLNITVLVNDFGAVNIDADLILKREREVVELSNGCVCCSIQSDLVAQLQTLFRSEHPPTYLLIEASGVSQPGRIASVFSYPQLRNYARLDAVVTLLDVENTDMLSDNCQQLVQAQIEAADIAVLTKTDLVAAQRVADFRERWLFPDLPSYEACKGNVPVQYLLDTGRHDPDSSALLKSNPAAGFCSQSWSSQKPFRYASFKSALAALPASVFRAKGVLHCIDFPDTRIVVQKVGSRLEFRKDGPWCGTPQTRLVAIGEDRLEQDGFLQNHMEQSLADCS
- a CDS encoding [protein-PII] uridylyltransferase family protein; translation: MGQSIEIQRLPRAFDADLGQDALTLVPALQGDQARLVAGAAGSSPYLKELVSREADWLASALADPQTALAGIFADVRALAPDQLKPGLRRAKRQLALLSGLCDLAGAWDLMQVTTALTQFAELCADVAIKAEIAALIRRKKLPGLTEADVETAGGLTLLAMGKMGAYELNYSSDIDMICLFDETRFDPDDFYQARQGMVRATRNMCTVLSERTADGYVFRTDLRLRPDPSVTPVAMAMEAAERYYESLGRTWERAAYIKARPCAGDLKAGADFLQTLRPFVWRRHLDFAAIQDAHDMRLRIRENKGTGGPLTVPGHDMKLGRGGIREIEFFTQTRQLIAGGRDESLRPRGTLDGLRALAAKDWVPQDVCDQLSAHYVAHREVEHRIQMVHDAQIHRMPQSEDGIARIACLMDRDPEALLAETRARLEEVHELTEGFFAPDAPAQSAPEAVPEALDGDILARWPTYPALRSARGAQIFERLKPELLARLSRTAQPAEALVALDGFLAGLPAGVQLFSLFEANPQLIDLLIDIVGTSGTLASYLSRNSSVFDAVIGGSFFDDWPTRAELSQSLGAVLAQEEDYETQLDATRRWCKEWHFRIGVHHLRGLIDAATAGAQYAELAEVVIAGLAPVVVQQFAQKHGHPPGRGAAVLAMGSLGAGRINALSDLDVIVIYDPGSDEASDGPRPLATRPYYARLTQALITALTARMSQGQLYEVDMRLRPSGTQGPVATSLESFCQYQRNDAWVWEHLALTRARVVTAVPLAGAEGLAEDITTFRSSFLAAPRSRKEVLPEVAKMRARLAAAKVPSGPWDAKTGAGRMMDIELIAQAGILLSEATGQDVASGLEGVVACGWLDAADAAELQRGYDLFWSVQTAARLVSGKAIDAQTLGEGGALFLCRSTGYADLAALEADLTARYQTCGEIIAAALEREGAIGHDE